A region of the Agrobacterium sp. RAC06 genome:
CATAGCCCCAGGCATAGTTCACCTGCTCGCCGGCCATTTCCTTGAGGAACCAGGCGTAGCCATAGCCATCGCCGTTGAAAACGGAGTTGGTGCGGCGGATCCAGCTTTCGCGGATCCATTCTTCCGAGATCAGCCGTGTACCGTCCTCGGTGACGCCACCGCGTCGATACAGTTCGCCGAAGGCGTGGAGCGACCGCGGCGTCATCGCCATCTGATTGCCGCCGAGATAGTAGCCCTGCGGGTCGCGGTGCCAGGAGCCGATGCGGAAACCTTCAAGCGGCTCCAGCCATTCACGGGCGAGCGCCAGCGTCGGCTTGCCGGAGACCTTGGTGAGGATGACGGAGAGGAGGTGGGTGGACGCGGTCGAATAGAGCATGCCGCCGCCGGGCTCCCCGACGAAATCGGCGGCGAGCGCGAAACGGGTCCAGTTCCGGCTCGCGACCCAGCGGCCATAATTGGGGCCGGACATGCGATCAAGGCCAGCGCGCATCGAGAGCAGGTGGCCGATCGTGATCTGTGACAGGCGGGGATCGGGATCGGCGGGAAACTCCGAGCGCAAGACAGTTTCGATGCGCTGGTCAACGCCTTCCAGAAGCCCCTTGTCGATGGCGATACCGACCAGCGCGGAGACGACGCATTTCGACGCCGACTTGATGTTGGTCGAACCTGTCAGCGAGTTGTTGCCATAGGCGCGCTCGGCGAGCGTCTCCCCATTGCGCGTGACGATCACCGTTTCCAGCGTCTCCAGGCGGCGCGCCTCCTCCAGCAGATTAGCGATTCGTGGTCGCAAAGCATCGAGATCCAAGGGGGCTGCTGTGGCCGGGGCTGCTGTTGCCGGCGTTGTCGCAGGCGACGGCTCAACCGTGGGCCCGGCCTCCGGCGCGGCGGTTTGTGCCAAGGCGTGTCGGCCGGAGATGACGGAGACAGCACCGGAGGCGCCGAGGATGGAAAGGAATGTTCTTCTCTGCATGTGTCCCAAGGTAGTGAGCATCGCGCGTGAGGGAAGCCTGAGCAGCCAAGATCTCACCGGATCGTGACGGATTTGCAAGAGACGTCGCGCGGAACGTTCTCCACGCGGCAACCGTTGCCCTGTTATCAGGAAAGGAGACCGACCATGTCCCGAACCCGCCCAGTTATATCCACCCTTGCCGCCTTCACGCTGACCAGCGCCCTGTTGATCGCCCTTCCCCAACCGCTCCAGGCCGCCAGTTTCGATTGCCGTACGCCTGGCCTTGCGCCCGACGAGGCGGCGATCTGCCAGAACATCGACCTCAACGACATGGATGTGCGCATGGTGACGACGTTCGAACTGTTGCGCGAAGTCTTGCCGATGGGCAGCCGTGGCGCGTTGGAAGCCTCTCAAATCGAATGGCTGGAAAAGCGCCGAGCATGTGAGGCGAACCTCGACTGTCTGGCCGCCGCCTATGCCAGCCGCATGGCAGAGCTGCGCAATGGCGTGGGCGAAGTGCTGAGCCTCATCGAGGGCGTGCCGCCCATCCAGAAAGTCAATTAGCATATTGCCTAAGTGGCGAAATAATACAGCCACAGGACAGCAGCCAGCAGTGCCGCGACGCTGCCAAAGACGAGGCTCCGACGACGATCTTGGCGCGAGGTCGCTCCTCCGGCGTAGTCGAACCGCTCGTAGACCACGTTCTTCATCGGAAGGCCGAGATCAAGCAAGGTGTCGGACACAGCCGTAACCATGCCGCCGGGGCCACACATCATTGCGACACAGCTGCGCGGCTCGATCCCGACAAGGAGATCCTTCAGCCGGGCATGATCGAGCCGACCGACCGCACCCTCGTAGCCGGGCGGCGAATCCTCACTGATCAACACGACTTCCAAGTCGAGCGCAGCACCGGCAGCGGCTATTTCGTCCAGACAGGCGAAATTGCTTGGCGTTCCCACAGCATAGGCGAGCCGGATGGGCCGCTTGTCGCGCCGTGCGGTCAGATCCCTCAGCATGCCGATGATGGGCGCAATCCCGACACCACCGGCGATAAGGAGGACGGCATCGCCTGGATGTGCCTCCATGGCGAATTCGCCATAGGGCCCGTCAATGCCGATGGGGGTGCCGGGTTGCAGATTGCCGATGCGACGGGTGAAATCGCCGACCTCCTTGATGATCAGGCTCAAGCCCGGACGAGTCGGGCTGTCGGCGATCGAAAACGGATGATCAAACAGCGGGAAGCGCCTTCGGCCTTCCGTCATCCAGACGAACTGGCCGGCATGATAATCGAGCGTCGGAGTGTTGTCGGCGGGCTGGATGTCGAGCTCCCACAGACGATCGGCGCGGCGCGTGACAGACCGAAGCCGCCACGGCTTGCGATGCAGATTGAGCCAGCGATAACCATAGAGGATCGCAAGCACAGCAAGAATCGTGGCGGCGATCAGGAACCAGTAGATCTCCAGAGGCCCCCTCGCCGCAAATCGGCCCGTGGAAATGGCATGGAGCAGCCCGCCGGCGGTTGCCACTGTGCCGAGAACGAGATGCGTTCCCCGCCAGACTTCGTAACGCCAGGGCAGACGGTTGCGCAACACTGACGACAGGACCAGGAGGATCAGGGCTGCCCAGGCAACCACGCCAGAGCGATAATGCGGCTGGGTCAGGTATGCGACCAGACGCTCCGTACCGAGGTTGGGATCCTCAAGCCAGGTCGGAGCGACATAGGCCAGAGGATGAAGGACGATGGCCAGAAGGATCCACCAGGCGGCAAGCTTGTGAAAGGCCATGATCTTGTCGATGCCGAGACGGCCGGAGACTACTTCGAAACGGCCGGAGGTCACAAACTGCACGGCCATGGCAGCCAGTCCGACCATGCCGAGGCCGGCGGCCAGTCGCTCCAGCGGATCGTGCGGCGAAACATCCGTCATCAGGGAGAGAGCAAGTGGCAGGGTGCATAGCCCGAGATAAAGGGCTGCCAGAAGGCTGGCCGGCAGACGGGGCAAGCGGCGGGCGGAGCGTTGCGACATGGTGGCGATGTCAGGCGTCACGGTTTCGGTCATGAGGTCCTCCTGAATGCCTTTCTAGCAGAAGAACGCGGTCCGGATTTGATCTCGGTCATGTCGCGACGTCGCTTTGCAGCGCATCATGCTCCCATCGCCACGACGCATACGACCGAGGAGGATCCCATGACGCCGCGACGACCAACCCGCATTTTCACCCTTTTCGCCAGCCTGGCGGCATGGACCGCCGTACTGATCGCCGCACCGTCCGTGCAGGCGAGCGACGACAGTCCGATCAGCAAACTGGTCGAAGCCTGGCTCTCTTCGCCACATGGCAACTACCATTCCCCGTCCTTCACTTACTGGAACAAGGAAGGGGAAGTTCCGAAGAACTGTGCCACCTGCCACTCCGAGACGGGCTTCCTCGATTTTCTCGGCGCAGACGGCAGCGCTGCAGGCAGCATCGAGCAGCCGGGTGTGATCAATTCGCCGATCGGCTGTGCCTCCTGTCATGCCGAGGCGGCGCATGCGCTGGATGCGGTGCGCTTCCCATCCGGCACGCAGGTGAGCGGACTGGGTAGTTCCGCGACCTGCACCGTCTGCCATCAGGGTCGGCAGTCGGGCGCTTCGGTCACCAAGGCGGTCGGCACGCTCGGGGAGGACGAGGTTTCGGCCGATCTCTCCTTCATCAACATCCATTATGCCGTGGCCGCCGCGACCCTGCATGGAGCGGATACGGCAAGCGGCTATCACTATCCCGGCAAGACCTATGCAGGGCGCTTCCAACATGTGCCAAGCGCCAACAGCTGTGTCGCCTGTCATGATCCGCACACCACCAACGTGGCTGAAGACAGCTGCATGACCTGTCACAGGGGCGTCGAGACCATTCGCGACATCCGCATGCGGCATGCCGATTACGATGGTGACGGCAATACCAAGGAAGGCGTGCATGGCGAGATCGGCACGCTGCATGAACGGCTCTACGCCGCGATCCGGGCCTATGGCGACGCCGTGCTCGACACGCCGATTGGCTATCACAAGGGACGTCATCCCTATTTCTTCGGGGATACGAACGGAGACGGGATCATCGGCGACGACGAGGCAGTGCGCGACAATGCCTACAAGGCCTGGACCCCTCGCCTGCTCAAGGCCGCCTACAACTACCAGGTCGCGATGAAGGACCCGGCGGGCTATGTCCACAACCCGGCCTATCTCCTGCAATTGCTATATGACAGCCTCGAAAGCCTGTCATCGGCGGTGGAGATCGACATGCCCCAAATCTCCCGGCCTTGAGGTGGCGTCAGCGGGTTGAACTCTCCGCCTCCGCCCCAAGCCACGCCACGAAAGCGTTCACGGGAGGCCGCTTTGCCGCTGCCGGCGCGACCGTTGCGAAATAGGCGGTGCCGAGATCGAGGGCGCCATCGGGCCAGGACTTGAGGCTGCCATCGGCAACGAGTTTTTCGGTGATCGAGCGCCAGCCGAGCATCAAGCCACGGCTGTCGAGTGCAGCCTGAACCGCCTGCACGTAGTTGTCGAAGACATGGGACTGGCCGCGCTGCTTAGGCAGGCCGCGTCTTGCGAGATAATCGCTCCAACCTTCCCAGTGTCGCGCCTCCACTGTACGCACATGAATGAGCGGCGCGGCGTCCAGCCCGGCGCCCCTGGCCAAGAGGTCGTTGACCAGAGCCGGATGGCCGACAGGGCAAACGGTTTCGGAAAAAAGGCGCTGGGTCGTGCCATCTGTCCAGGTGCCACGGCCGTAGCGCAGGACGAGATCGGTGCCCGGCCAGATCTGCGGCAGGTCGGTGGGCGGCACCTGCACATTGACGAAGAGACCGGGATGGCGGGCGTAGAAATCGCTGAGGCGCGGCATCAACCAATGGGTGGCGAAACCCATGGTGCAGGCAACGGTCAAGCGCTGGTCTTCGAGGCCGCTGCTGGTGCGGATCTCCTCGATCGTCTCGGCGATCAGGTCGAGGCCATCGCGGGTAGCGCGGGCGAGTTGCTGACCGGGTTCGGTGAGCCTGGCCGGCCGGGTCGAGCGGTCGATCAGGACGGCGCCGACATGGTCTTCCAGCGCCTTCAGCGCCTGGGTGACGGCGGGCTGGGTGACATTCAAGGCGGCGGTTGCCTCGCGCATCGAGCCGAGCCGCGCGACGGCTTCGAAAGTGGTCAGCAGACGCAGGGGCGGCAGACGGCTCAACTTAACCTCCAGCTTAACTCAGCATAAGCATAATCGCTCTGTTTTCCCCTGGGAAGTCGGATGATGATCGCCAGATCAGATCTGCTCTCTCGCCAGCCAGACTTAAGGAAAACCGCGATGAACATGCATGTTGCGACCGGGGCCGTCACACTCGCCGAAAAAGGCCTGCACCTGCCGCTCGCTGACGGCAAACAGGCTTACTTCAATTATTACTGGCTGCGCGACAATTGCCCCACTTCGTTCGACAGCAAGACTCGCGAGAGGAGCTTCGACATTTTTCATCTCTCAGCTGCCCCGCGCGCGGAGAGCGCCGAGTTGGAGGGCGATACACTCGTCATCCGCTGGGCGGGCGAGAACCACGTGTCACGTTTTCAGCTCGCGCTGCTTGAGCTCTACAGCGAAGGCAAACAGCGGCCGGATCCGGCCGACCTGCCGCGCAAGGCGTGGTTCAGCGACCACTATCCTGACATTCCGCGTTTCTTGCAGGCGGAGCTGATGCGCGATCCGGCCAAGGTTGCGGAGTGGATCGAGGCGATGATCGTAGAGGGCCTGACGATCGTGACCGACATGCCCGATAGTAACGAAGGACTGACCGAGACGGTCAAGCTGATGGGCCATGTACGGCCGACCTTCTTCGGCGAATATTTCGACGTCAAGACGCATATCAACCCGACCAACACCGCCTACACGGCGAAGGCCTTGGAGCTGCATACCGATACCCCGGCAGAGGAACATGCGCCGGGCATCCAGTTCCTGCATTGCCGGGCCAATACCGTCGAGGGCGGCATGAGCATCTATTCCGACGGCGTCGCAGTCGCCAATGCTTTCCGCGAGATCGATCCTGATGGCTTCAAGCTGCTGTCAGAAATCGACATTCCGTTCTTCTGCGAGCATGACACTTATGACATGCGCTCGCGGCAGCGGGTGATCGAGCTCGACAAACATGGCGAGGTCTCCGGGCTGACGATCAGCCAGCATATGGCTGATCTGTTCGACCTGCCGCAGACGGTGCTCGACGATTACTATCCGGCCTTCTGCCGTTTTGGCAAAATGCTGCAGGACGACAAGTTCATGATGCGCTTCCTGATGAAGGCGGGTGACTGCATGGTGTTCGACAACCACCGCATCGTGCATGGACGGATGGCCTATTCGGCGACCAGCGGCGATCGCTATCTGCGCGGCTGTTATGCCGACCGCGAGGAGATGCGTTCGACCTACCGCGCGCTGACGACGGAAGGACGGTTCAAGACATGAATATCGCAGCTTCCGGAAACGATATGCTCGACGATGCGGCGCTGACCACGCTGCGTCAGGATCTCGCCGCTGCCTTCCGGCTCTGCCATCGCTTTGGCTGGAGCGAGTCGGTCGGCAATCATTTCAGCGCGGCGGTCTCGGCGAATGGGCGCAAGTTCCTTCTCAATGCGCGCTGGCAGCATTTTGCGACGATCAAGGCGAGCGATCTGCTGCTGCTCGATGCCGACGATCCCGATGTGATGAACCGACCGAATGCCCCCGACCCTTCAGCCTGGACCGTACATGGCACGCTGCACCGGATGCTGCCGGAGGCACGCGTGATCCTGCATTGCCATTCGCCCTATGCGGTGGCGCTTTCCTGCCTCAAGGACCCGACGCTTCTGCCGCTCGACAACAACACGGCACGTTTTTTCGGTCGGATCGGCTACGACCTCGACTTCGGCGGGATCGCCGATGCGGCGGAAGAAGGCGAGCGGCTTGTCGAGATGATACGCGGCAAGGCGGTGCTGGTCATGGGCAATCACGGCGTGTCGGTTGCGGGCGAGACGGTGGCGGATGCTTTCGAGGACCTCTATTTCTTCGAAAAGGCGGCGCAGACCATGGTACTGGCGCTCTCGACCGGCCAGCCGTTGGCCGTGCTTTCGGACGATATCGCGCAAGGCACGTCAGACGGCTGGCTCCCCTATCGCGGCATGGCGGAAAAGCATTTCGCCTATCTGAAATCGTGCCTGGATAAGGAAGATTCGTCCTGGCGGGATTAGAGTTCACAGATAAACGGGAATGACAAAGACCCGCCGGATCGCTCCGGCGGGTCTTTGATTTTGCAGGTGGCAGGACCGTTGACGTTTATTCCGGCAGCTGGCGCACCGCGCCCTTGTCGGCGGACGAGGCGAAGGCGGCGTAGGCCTTGAGTGCTGTCGTGACGTTGCGCTTGCGCTTTTCTTCGGGGAACCAGCCCTTGGCATCCTGTTCGGCGCGGCGGCGGTCCAGCTCGGCGGGGTCGACGACGAGGTTGATCGTGCGGTTCGGGATGTCGATGTCGATCAGGTCGCCTTCGCGCACCAGGCCGATCGCGCCGCCCTGGGCGGCTTCCGGCGAGGCATGACCGATCGAAAGACCGGAGGTGCCGCCGGAGAAGCGACCGTCGGTGACCAGCGCGCAGGCCTTGCCGAGGCCTTTCGACTTCAGATAGCTCGTCGGATAGAGCATTTCCTGCATGCCGGGGCCGCCCTTCGGGCCTTCGTAGCGGATGACGACGACGTCGCCGGCGACGACCTTGTTCGACAGGATGGCCTTGACGGCGTCATCCTGGCTTTCGAAGACGCGGGCCGGGCCCTTGAACTTCAGGATCGATTCATCGACGCCGGCCGTCTTCACGATGCAGCCGTCGAGCGCGATGTTGCCCTTCAGAACGGCGAGACCGCCGTCCTTGGAGAACGGGTGATCGACCGAGCGGATGACCCCCTTTTCGCCGTCGGTGTCGAGATCATCCCAGCGCGAGGCCTGCGAGAAGGCCTGGGTGGTGCGAACGCCACCGGGGGCGGCCTTGAAGAATTCGCGAACCGTTTCCGAATTGGTGCGGGTGATGTCCCAGCGGTCGATGGCATGGCCGAGGGTTTCGGCATGCACGGTCGGGCAATCGCGGTTGATCAGGCCGCCGCGATCGAGTTCGCCGAGGATGCGCATGATGCCGCCAGCGCGGTGGACGTCTTCCATGTGCACGTCCTGCTTGGCAGGCGCCACCTTGGACAGGCAGGGCACCTTGCGCGACAGGCGGTCGATATCGTCCATGGTGAAGTCGATACCGCCTTCATGGGCAGCGGCCAGGATGTGCAGAACCGTGTTGGTCGAGCCGCCCATGGCGATGTCGAGAGCCATGGCGTTTTCAAAAGCCTGCTTGGAGGCAACGTTGCGCGGCAGCACGCTTTCGTCGTTCTGTTCATAGTAGCGGCGGGTGATGTCGACGATCAGGTGGCCGGCCTCGACGAAGAGGCGCTTGCGGTCGGCATGGGTGGCGAGCGTCGAGCCATTGCCGGGCAGCGACAGGCCAAGCGCTTCGGTGAGGCAGTTCATCGAATTTGCGGTGAACATTCCGGAGCAGGAGCCGCAGGTCGGACAGGCGGCCTTTTCGATCTCATCTACTTCAGCATCGGAGATGCTGTCGTCGGCAGCGGCAACCATGGCATCGACCAGATCGAGTGCCACCTTGCGGCCCTGCAGGATCGCCTTGCCGGCCTCCATCGGACCGCCGGACACGAAGACGGCGGGGATGTTGAGGCGCATGGCGGCCGACAGCATGCCGGGCGTGATCTTGTCGCAGTTGGAGATGCAGACCATGGCGTCGGCGCAGTGGGCGTTGACCATGTATTCGACCGAGTCGGAGATGATTTCGCGCGACGGCAGCGAATAGAGCATGCCGTCATGGCCCATGGCGATGCCGTCATCGACGGCGATCGTGTTGAATTCCTTGGCCACGCCGCCGGCGGCTTCGATTTCACGGGCAACGAGCTGGCCGAGGTCCTTCAGGTGGACGTGGCCTGGCACGAACTGGGTAAAGGAGTTGACGACCGCGATGATCGGCTTACCGAAATCGCCGTCCTTCATGCCGGTCGCGCGCCAGAGGCCGCGGGCACCGGCCATATTGCGGCCGTGGGTGGTGGTTCTCGAACGATAGACGGGCATGGGTGTCACCTCGATGGCTTGTTCGCCGCCATGCCTGCACCCTCGGCGCCAAGGCAAGGCGGCCATTTTGGAACTGGTCTAAGCCATGTCCCCTGCCCTGTCACTAGCATCCAAGGGCAAATCGGTACGCCTTGACCTCACGGAGGGTGCGTCTTTGTTCGCATTTTAGTGATCGGCTTAAGCCTGCGGCAAGATGTGTTTACTAGAGTTTACCGCGGAAAGGGGAGTCATGATGACCCGGAAACCTGCCCGCGTGATTCTGCTGAAAGATGCCCGCCAGAAGCTCAATCCCGAGCCTGCGCCGCGCTGGAACCCGTTCAAAGCACTCTACCGGATGCGCCGCATCCTGATGATGGCCTGCCTTGCGGTGCTGGCCGTCATTCATTTCGAAAAGCTTCCCTATTCCTATCTGGTTGTCCCGGCATCGAACAAGCTGATCGACTACGCCATCACCGGCGCGGTCGCGCCCCGTACCGAGCCAATCGAAGGCCGCTTCGTTACCTGTGTCGGGGCGCAGCGGATCAACTGCGTCGTCGACGGCGATACCTTCTGGTATCGGGCGGTGAAATACCGGATCTCTGATATCAATACGCCGGAGATCGGGCGCCCTGCCTGCGAGCGGGAACGCGCGCTCGGGCTCGAGGCGCAGGTTGCGCTGCTTGATGCCCTGAATGGCGGCGATCTCGTGATGGAGCGCCGTGAGCGTCGCGACACCGATCGGTATGGCCGCAAGCTTAGGGTGGTCCTTCACGACGGACGCTCTGTCGGCGATGATATGATCGCACGCGGCATCGCTCATCGGTGGGAAGGGCACAAGCAGAACTGGTGCAGCTGAGGCGTGTCGGCGAACAACGCCGATCCTTACACGCGCCGGCCGGCGCGGACCTACACGAAATTGTTCCTGTCGGACTTCTTTTCCAGACGATGAAACTCTGGTCTCTATGCTCCCGTCTTCTATTTTAGAGTGACAGAGAAAGCCTCAAGAGGTCTGCCATGCCGGTCTACCATCCGCCGAAGATTGCAAGTTCCGAGATCACGCCAAAGTCGCTCTATCTCAAGCGACGGCATTTCATGGGTGTAGCGGCCGGCGGCATCGCCGCGGCCGGGCTCGGCGCTCCGGCTTTGGCGGCGCCACTGGCTGCAAAACCCAGCATCTACAAGCTCGATGAGAAGCTGACCTCGAAAGAGGACGTGACGACCTACAACAACTTCTATGAGTTCGGCACGGGCAAGGAAGATCCGTCCCGCAATGCAGGGTCTCTGACCACGCGGCCCTGGACGATCGAAGTGGGCGGACTGGTCGCCAAGCCGCAGGTGATCGACATCGAAACGATCATGAGCGAGATTGAGATGGAAGAGCGCGTCTACCGGATGCGCTGCGTGGAAGCCTGGTCGATGGTAATCCCGTGGATCGGCTTCCCGATCTCGGCTCTGCTCGACCGGGTCGAGCCTCTGGGTTCGGCGAAATATGTGGCGTTCGAAACGCTTGTGAGGCCTGAGGAGATGCAGGGCCAGGCCGGCATCTTTCAGGCGCTGGAATGGCCCTATCGCGAGGGCCTGCGCCTCGATGAGGCACGCCATCCGCTGGCGATCCTTGCGACCGGCCTTTACGGCGAGACGCTGCCCAACCAGAACGGAGCCCCGATCCGCCTCGTCGTGCCGTGGAAATACGGCTTCAAGGGCATCAAGTCGATCGTCAAGATCACGCTGACGGAAGAGGAGCCGGTGTCGACCTGGAATAAGCTTCAGCCGTCCGAGTATGGCTTCTACGCCAACGTCAATCCTGCTGTCGATCACCCCCGCTGGAGCCAGGCGACCGAGCGGCGGATCGGCGAAGCGGACGGGCTCTTCGGTGGCGCGCGGATCGATACGCTGCCGTTCAACGGTTATGCCGACGAGGTCGCAAGTCTCTATGACGGCATGGACCTAACGAAGTTCTACTGATGGCTGCGCTTGCACTCCCTGCCCTGCCCGCCCGCTACAAGCCGGCGTCGATCTGGGCGCTTTATGCCATCGGGCTGGTGCCGGGGCTCTACGCCTTCTATCTCGGGATCTATGGTGGCCTGGGCGCTGATCCCGTGCGTGCCTTCGAGCATCTGCTGGGGCTCTGGGCCTTCCGTTTCCTGTGCCTCGGGCTTGCGGTCACGCCATTGCGTGATCTGTTCGGGATCAATCTCATCGCCTATCGGCGGGCGCTCGGTCTGTTGGCATTCTACTACGTGCTGGCGCATTTTGCCGTCTACCTGACGCTGGACCGGGGTCTGATCCTGTCCTCGATCGTCGGCGACATCCTGAAGCGTCCCTACATCATGCTCGGCATGGCGGGGCTCTTGATGCTGATTCCGCTGGCGCTGACCTCCAACCAGTGGTCGATCCGAAGGCTCGGTTCGCGGTGGAACAGACTGCACAAGCTGACCTATCCGATCCTGCTCGTGGCAATCCTGCACTACGCGCTGTCGCTGAAGGTGATCGATCCGGAGGCGGCCTTCTATATCACAGTCACGATCCTGTTGCTCGGTTACCGGCTGCTACGGCCGAAGATCATGGAGCGGAAACGGGCCAAGCGCGTTGCGACGACGCGGGCCTGACAGCTTTTTCGACAATCGACAAACAAGGGGTGTAACCGATGAGAAGCCTTCGAAAGACATGGAGTGCGGCGCTTGCCGGTGCCGTGATGCTCGCCACGGCCGGTATTGCCAATGCGATCGAGATTGCGCCCTTCCAAGCTTCGGCTTTCGAAGCTGCGAAAGCGGAAGGTAAATCGGTGGTCGTCGACGTCACAGCCAGCTGGTGCAGCACCTGCAGGGCCCAGACCAAGATCATCGACACGCTGGCGGCCAA
Encoded here:
- the msrP gene encoding protein-methionine-sulfoxide reductase catalytic subunit MsrP — its product is MPVYHPPKIASSEITPKSLYLKRRHFMGVAAGGIAAAGLGAPALAAPLAAKPSIYKLDEKLTSKEDVTTYNNFYEFGTGKEDPSRNAGSLTTRPWTIEVGGLVAKPQVIDIETIMSEIEMEERVYRMRCVEAWSMVIPWIGFPISALLDRVEPLGSAKYVAFETLVRPEEMQGQAGIFQALEWPYREGLRLDEARHPLAILATGLYGETLPNQNGAPIRLVVPWKYGFKGIKSIVKITLTEEEPVSTWNKLQPSEYGFYANVNPAVDHPRWSQATERRIGEADGLFGGARIDTLPFNGYADEVASLYDGMDLTKFY
- the msrQ gene encoding protein-methionine-sulfoxide reductase heme-binding subunit MsrQ; the protein is MMAALALPALPARYKPASIWALYAIGLVPGLYAFYLGIYGGLGADPVRAFEHLLGLWAFRFLCLGLAVTPLRDLFGINLIAYRRALGLLAFYYVLAHFAVYLTLDRGLILSSIVGDILKRPYIMLGMAGLLMLIPLALTSNQWSIRRLGSRWNRLHKLTYPILLVAILHYALSLKVIDPEAAFYITVTILLLGYRLLRPKIMERKRAKRVATTRA
- a CDS encoding thioredoxin family protein, with amino-acid sequence MRSLRKTWSAALAGAVMLATAGIANAIEIAPFQASAFEAAKAEGKSVVVDVTASWCSTCRAQTKIIDTLAAKPEFKDVLVLKLDYDKQKDEMRSLGAQNRSTLIAFKGADETGRSVADTNPASVEQLFASTLGQ